The region ATGAAGAAAAGGAAAACTTACTCAGGTAAAGAGAAGATGTTCTTCAAATATTACAATTCCAATGAGTAATTGTTGTAGACATTTGGGAGTATAAGCAGTAACAGTGCTGAATCAATGAGTTTCTTGCTTCATCTCTTTTAATTCCATTAGAGCCTGTACCCAAAGTtaaacatcatcatcatccccAAATTATACCATTTATGCACGTCCTTCAAATTCTCCTTATTTTATAACTCTTCATTGGAAGCCAAGCACCCACCATCAGATCACTGAATACACCTCCATCTTCACTTCGACCCCTAAAATCGTTTAACAACAAAGACTCAAACGGGTGCTAATGCGAGATTCGGATGCGAAAAACCCAATTTGTATCGATCAAATACCATGGATGCAAAAAAAACCCAATTTAAGTTTGGGTGTGAGATCGGTTAATGTCTCTTAAGAGTATCCCGAATAAAACCCCTACTAACAAACCTTAGAGAATACTCACGATGAAAAGTTGTTTCGTTCATTCGAATGAAAGTATCGGAGGTGGGTATCGCAGTGTAGGGCACCGATTGAGAGGGAAGAGGATGTGTTGGTGCTTGGGTGGTTCAGTCGACGGAATGGGGGGTTTTAGGGTTAGAAATGTTGGTTTTGTAGGGTTTAACTAATTAAGGAGAGATTaaatgaattatttttttttaccataattagaTATACTAATTACCATTATAaccttttttaatttatttaatgatttaatgtTTCCTCAATTCTCATTagtacatacatgcatacaatagttgctagaaacatttgagcCTAgcttgctctctctctctctctctctctctatatatatatatatatatatatatatatatatatatatatatatatatatatatatatatatatatatatatatatatatatatatttttgagcctagctcgctctctctctctctctctctctctctctctctctatatatatatatatatatatatatatatatatatatatatatatatatatatatatatatatatatatatatacacacacacaattaagttcatgcgaaaacataaacattttgcgaaaacgcgaaaacatattttatcttataaaaatcatccTCCCATTTATCACCACCACCGATCAACCACTTCTTCTCATTCCTTACCCGTTTTCATGCAACTGTCGTTTCCCTATTTGAAATTTAATTGTTTAATATGCGTGCGAGATTAGAGAAGAGCCAGATGGTACTGATCGTTTCTTGTTTGTACTTTTCTTCTCTGTTCCTGTTATCAATTTAAACATCACCACAACCCAGACACTAGGTtcacctctttctctctctcaatgGCATGCATACGGTATTGAACTATTATTTCTGTATGTGGTTCCTTGTTTTCATGAATTTTAATCGTTTCCTGTATAAATACATTTTATAATTTACTCCTTTCGTCATCTtgaaagtttaattttttttttcttgtttttagaTGTCTTTGTGGTTTGCTTATTATGCCTCTGGGTGTTTCTGTTTGTAAACCTACAAATTTAGTTATTGAAATTCTGACATATGAGGCAAAGTATTAGGATGGCATATTAAGAAAGATTTAGGTTTAAATTGTGCCATAACTGAAGACACAACTGCAATCTAATACTATTTAGATCTTTTTTGGGGGAGTATAATTCATTTCTTTATTATCTAACAATAGTAATTAGATAATAAAGCTATCATATTCAAGTAATTTTACTAATTACACGATTTGACCCTGCAAAGCAGGTTTTATAAGCATCTTTGTAGTAATTTTATAAGACAATCTTTGCCTTGACTTGACTTCTGATTATAAATCATTTATAGGATCACAAGAAGCATATCTGTCACAAACTGAAATTTTAAACAATGCAACACTATCAAACGGTTAGATATTTTCTAGCAGATAACACCAACTACTATTACATACTTGATGTTAACATGTTTGCCTAGTGTTGTAGGTTATACATGATGTTTGTTTGCATATGGATCAAATGTGGTGAAAATGGAGTTTCAGAAGGTGCAGGAGCTTTTGGATTATGTTGCATTTAATAAATATGTTCTTGGTATCAAAGATTACAGATTTTAGGTACAAAAGATTTGAGAGAAATTCTTTTGAGATTTACTCTCAAGTTTCTTATGTATTTTTAGTTGTTTCTTGGACATTAATTAATTAGGAGAAATTTCTAGATACATAAAGGTATATTTAACATTCCCTATGTGTTTTGTTTTTACTTATAAATATTACTAATATAAAAGAAACTAAATATCACGGTCAATAGTGGTAATTTTTTAAAGATTAATTTGTCGTAATAATATGTTGTTTTAGTGTTTTGAGCATGTATTGGAGATCATAATTGGACGAAATGCTTAACACGAGTCCAAATATTATAACTActttcatatatgcattcaaaaTTTACCTTTCATATTGGTGAGAGCATGTCAAATTCTTACGATCATGTATTGCGAAAAGTTGGAATACTTTAAATATGCATCATTTATTTACTTGGCATAGTTAATTTTAGATCAAAATAATCGATTTTTTATTAACAACAATAAGTTGTGAATTATATTGCTttaacatataatttttttttgtgatgGTAGTGTTGACAGACGGAGAATTTAAACATTATCCAACCTTTTTTTGGTTTACAACAGGTGAGATCAAGCCTTGAAGTAACCATCAGTTAAAATGACCAATGTATGAGTAGCTGGGAAGGTTAATCAGGGAAATGACCAAAAGAAATCTCTCATAGTGGCGTTTTGGTTGTTTTGTGTTGTTCATATTAGATTTTTTTTCAAGTATAATTTAGTCTAAATTCAAACTTGTGAAAACAACCAACCAATATAGGCATTGTACTTTGGTTTTTACTTGTAATTCAATGTAATTTCATTTCCTTAatcataatagcaatgtactcaTATTTCCCTACCAAAAATATGAACTATATTGCTTAATTCCACCGGTATGTCTTTTTTTGGTTAATTTCAACTCTATCCATGCACCTCTAGCTGCATTTtctaagattttattttcttttattgcttTGAAATTTGATTTAAGGACACCGTTTGATGTTTACTGTTGTATGTCTTTTTATCTTTAATATGGAATTTTTCTCATTGcatatagaaaatataaaaatcatgTCATTCATAGCCTCCATCGTGCTTAGGAGCATAAACAAGCACATTATCAATAAGACGTTTATACCTATGAGAAATACAAGAATATCTTTCCAAAAAAGATGAAATCTGAATTTCATTTAATTTCTTAAAACAATATAcctctattttatttttcttatccATCCGATTTACATTGAAAATTCATCCATTTATTGTATTATACTTTTGCTTTTTTGCTTGTTTGCACAAAATACTTTACATAACAGTATAAGAAATACTTAAATTACATCTGCGGGTCATGTTTATCAGGGGCCTTACACTTTtctagtgtgtgtatatatatatatatatatatatatatatatatatatatatatatatatatatatatatatatatatatatatatatatatatatatatatatatatatatatatatcgcttAGCTTGTTAGGTATGCTTTTCCTCAAAAAGTTTCTTTTTATGTTCCATTTCTAAATCAATAACATAAAAAAGTTTTACATATTACTTGCAACTTTATGGTGATTGATTCATGATTGTTATTTTAATTCCGCACTCGTGTCATTTTATTTTTGGGCTTCACATCAAACAAAGCAGAAATTATTGGGCAAAAATCACATATCTAAAACTAGGTCTGATGATTACttggaaaaaaaaaagagtttagTTTATACGTAACTGAAATCTAGGTTATTAGTTAGACATGGCTAAAGATGAATCAAAATAATAACtcaaaaagtaaaataaataagtTCTACAAACTAAATGAGAAAATCAAATCGCAATTTTAAATCTACAATTAAAATTGCAGAAAAATGGTCGGAAGTCGTCAGGTGCTCCAAAAATCGTTAGGGTTTCAATCTAAGGGGATAAAGGGTTGTATTTATAGGTTCGACAAAATCCAGATAAGGGTCAGTGGAAACACGGGCGTGCCAGGTAAGACATGGCCCGTGTTTTAGGGAAAAACATGTTGGACATGTTAAATGAAGTACAATGCTATTTCAACACATTTTCCTCAGAACATGACATGACCCGTGTCAAGAAAGACATGGTCGTGTTGAGGTTCTTAGGTTACAAAATATTCCGAAAAATAGAATAGGACACGACCCGTGTTATGTAGAACACAAGCGTACCAAGGCTTCATGCACTTCAATCTTAATAAAAATACCAAAATGTACCACAAATGACTTCATCGCTGGGACATGGCCGACCCGTGTCAGATGGGACACCGCTATGTGTCAGGTTTTTTCGCATCCAAATCATTCCCCGCAACAATTTCTTTGAAAATACCAAAATATAAGCAGTATGGATACTCTATAATTAAGCACAAGTTGTCCAATTTATTACTAAAATGCAGGAAAAGGTGCACAAAATGCAAAACAAaggaaaacaaaaacaaacaaaaatgatGCATATAAATGCTTCTAACAATAAACCACTATTACCCCATCATTATATGATGTTTTCATGCTTCACAATAAATAGAAAAACATGCAATACCTTTGCAAAAAACTGTTGCTTCTAATATAAAAGTTACACAACTCAAATATAACCTTTCCAAAAAGGTTACATATTCGACATAAACACAATTCCATCAATATAGGATAACTGGTTTAGGAACATTATCATTGATATCAATATTTTATTTATACGTAATATTTTATACTCCCAAGCGATAACGAATGCTTAGTTACTTATATATCTAAAGATAATATACACCCAATAAAGAAATATGAGATAAAagtatttgattaataaaaaataagagaACATTTTACGCATTAATCTTATTTCCAATCGAATAGACATTAACTTTTACATCCACCCACACATTACATTGTTAATGTTCAAAAACATAATACAGGTAAATGGAGACTGGGTAAAAAAGCATTGCAGAGATGGACACCCAAAGAGGGTATGTGTCACGATTGAAGGCGAATAAGCCAATAATTATGCAAGGTATCATGATTGTTAGCACCTCGGCTGAGTAGCTCCACGATAATCCCTTAATATATACAGTAACAAGCAATGTTGTCAACCCCAGGAGGTTATTCATTACTAGTCCATTGTAAATCTGCATATCGTAAACAAATATTCATGTTATTAGTTGGAGCATATATCATATTTAATGATAAAATAGCAATTTTGAAAGATATGGAAGGAAAACCTTCctagttgatttttttttcttttcagatgATTCACTTTTTCATTGAAACAAAGTGTATATATAACAAGAATAGTTAGATTTGGTAAACTATACAAAGTACAAACCTCTGAAAATGTCAAAGAAGCATTCTTTGAAACACGTGGTCCAGCATCAAGGAGTGCCATTATTATCATTTTGGTGTTCATGGAAAGTGGGGCCATAACAAATGAAGTGAAGAGAAAAGGTATGTGAGCCGCATTTGAGAATTGTATAACACTTTGTATGAATGCTCCTGAAATTAAGTATATGATACCAACACCGAATACAACATACAAGATAACTGCTTTAGGTCTTCCCATTTTCATAGGTGCGTCAATTTCACCCCAAGAATCCTGAAAATTTGTAAAAAGGTCGATTACTAGTATATAACTAAAGTTGAAAGGTAAAAAACATTTTAAggacaaattaaacaattaactattTTTTGTACATTACCTCTTCAAACTTTGCTATTGCATGTTTTGGATCTTTGATACTTGGATCATGATTAATGGCTTTTTCTATCCATCTTACGAATCCATCTACAAATTCTTTTTTCTGGATTGAACTATTTCCATCACTATCAAAGTCATTTACTACCTCTTGCAAGACTGTATCATGATCCAATGATACACCGAAGTGTAGAGTCTCAATGAATTGTTGCAACTCTTTTCGTTGTATTTCTTGGTTACTATCTTCATCGTACTTAGAAAATAACCTATACATGCATAGAATCAATAATTGGTTATACATCATGTTTTGATCACACTTGAAAAGACAAGAAATCAAGAAATTTACCCTTCTATCTTTTCTCTATCAGCTTTTCCATCTTCTGTCACAAGTTGATGTTTCTCAAGGACTTGCTTCAAGATTCTCGGCATGATTTTCTCAATTTTTGTGAGATTTGCACGCTTGCTTTTTATTGCCACTTTCTCAACCTGTAGATTAAGTATTTAAAAAgaaaagtttataaatttgagtACGTAGTATTTATGACTAAATTATCATTGAAAATAAAAACTTACCTGTTTCCAGAGATTTTTAGAAACTGTATCAGAGTTATTTGCCACCTTCTTCCATTTTTCCAACCACTTAGTGCATCCCTTCTTGAATTCTGGAAGATTGATTTTACCACTTTTGTCACTGTCGAAGTGTGTCAAAATCTCTGCGTTAGCATACTCCTTGGATATTTGATCTTTTTCCAAAGCGAACACTTCTTGGATCAAATGTTCCAATTCATCTTCTGATATGTGGCCATCATTATCAGTATCAGCTCTTGTAAAAATACTGCAAAATTGAATCAAAGTCATCAAGTTATTCAATTAGTTTGATATCCACGAAAacattaagataattataagttTGATTATCTCATTATTATCAAAAAGGAATACGTAACACCTTTCAAATGCCTTAAGATTTGGTTTTCCATGCTCATCGATAAGATCATCTTCCGCAAGCCTCTGGACATGATAGAAAAAACGGGCTCGCAAGTGCTCTTGCTTTAAGTATGCCAAACTCCTCGCCTGAATCCATGGATTCCAGAGCTACATATATCCAAAAACATGATTTAGGGCATTTGAAAGTTAAATTCAAGATTTCATAGAAATTTGAGCTATATTTGGCAAAAACATGGTGGATGTATTATCGTACCTGATGAGCGAAGCATAAAAGTAGTGACGCGCTTGATACAATAAGTGCTAACAGTATCGAACCAGGAATCTTAATTAAAGTGGCTAGTTGTACAGTGGCAAATGGAATCATTGATAGAAGCATGATTACAGCTAAGCTTCCAGTCTCATCATCAATATTAACACCAGTATCTATATAGCGAGTTTCAAAAAATTATGATTGTACAGAAGTAGTATATGTCCAAATCATCGTAGATTACAGAAACAAGATCTAACCATTCAAAACCGAAAGAATCCGGTTGAAAGAGAAacattttgttgtggagttttCTTGATGTTCAC is a window of Lactuca sativa cultivar Salinas chromosome 1, Lsat_Salinas_v11, whole genome shotgun sequence DNA encoding:
- the LOC111908307 gene encoding sodium/calcium exchanger NCL1, whose translation is MSNMASSQGIGLSFIMLMIIGMVNGRWLEVDNLSTSMISDGLHDQALENPPNLHMVVSNSSESTITMYAEKRCQSIYGFLPCGDTIQEGVFLMLMYTYLMMLGEEWIHKGSEALFVLLGDKAIGASVFRVLMALPRIVIVIVSGVLATASDAQNQVAFGVGMYAGSTVITLTLIWGFRIILSRDKLRGKESNPECEHQENSTTKCFSFNRILSVLNDTGVNIDDETGSLAVIMLLSMIPFATVQLATLIKIPGSILLALIVSSASLLLCFAHQLWNPWIQARSLAYLKQEHLRARFFYHVQRLAEDDLIDEHGKPNLKAFESIFTRADTDNDGHISEDELEHLIQEVFALEKDQISKEYANAEILTHFDSDKSGKINLPEFKKGCTKWLEKWKKVANNSDTVSKNLWKQVEKVAIKSKRANLTKIEKIMPRILKQVLEKHQLVTEDGKADREKIEGLFSKYDEDSNQEIQRKELQQFIETLHFGVSLDHDTVLQEVVNDFDSDGNSSIQKKEFVDGFVRWIEKAINHDPSIKDPKHAIAKFEEDSWGEIDAPMKMGRPKAVILYVVFGVGIIYLISGAFIQSVIQFSNAAHIPFLFTSFVMAPLSMNTKMIIMALLDAGPRVSKNASLTFSEIYNGLVMNNLLGLTTLLVTVYIKGLSWSYSAEVLTIMIPCIIIGLFAFNRDTYPLWVSISAMLFYPVSIYLYYVFEH